TGAGGACATGGGAAAGAGGAGGGCGGAATGAAAAGTCAAAATTAGAAACTTCGAAGATGCATCGGCGCCAGAAAAGTAAGCACTAGTAATAGAAAATGACAACTCTAGTTCCACAtttcttttatataatattcCTTTATTAAAGTATCACATTACCATAATGTCTAGATAACATAAAATTAACCTCAAATTACTTTTATTTGAAGTTGAAAAGGCCATACAAGTTCAAATTTGACatgaatcatttttttttaaacataaataaataaaacctaGAAACCTTTCATTTCCTTTTTCCTCCATTTCTGAGCAACCAAACAAAACAGAAACGATACAAAATTCAAACAAGTAAAAGGAAAACATAGAGACTTACAGAGAAAGAGATCGTTAATAGAAGTCAGATCTACCTCGTTAGTGACAGTTACAATTCATAGTTATCAGACGTTgaacattttctttttcaatttttggcTGTTAAAGAAGGCAGGGCTTagctagagagagagagagagagagagagagagagaggcgtTCACTTAAAGCCGTACACTGTTGAGTTTACCTCAGTTGCCCTTCGCTGTAAGtatcttaattaaatttaatgtttggAAAGCCAGAAAATGATTGGAATTTTGGATACTCTGTCTTCAGTTTCTCTCTGATTTtcattcctttttctttttctttttcttttttctatttttcttttccttctcagCTGGCCACTTTTTGCGGGCACTGGCGCACGTGGTGCTTGATATTTTCGTCAACGCTTATTTCGTTCAACTCATTCTCTTCTCCTTTGGCAACTCATCCTCTTCTTCAACAAGAAAAAAAAGTcttagacaaaaaaaaaaaaaaaaaaaaaaaaaaaccaacaaAGGAAGTGAGtagaaaatatttaagaattaaaaaaaaaaagctcttcTATTGGTTAAAATAAATACTTACCCATTTGATCTATTGACAATTATGTTTTATGATTtactattttttctttattatttatttatggctttcttaaagattttaatcatattaaatttattacttaattttaaaattattacatgAGTTCAACCTTaaacaatatatttataaatattaaataatttaaaattgcagataaaatattaaattttaaatatgtacacattaaatggaaattaaaaatcaaattttaaaataatttaaataaaaataacacaTTGTACATAAAAAAAGAGCAaccataattatttttttccattttaaagagataaaaaattttattttaatattatctatGCTCCTTCACTCTCCCTTCCATCTCtttacaaaaaagaaaaaaaataattaaaaaacagcataattgtaaaataataaattacattttctgcagaattttaTATGagatgtattttattttattaattatttgaattttaatattaatttgaaCTTTTATTCTCACAATTTCATACTTTTATTAATATAGagaataaaatagataattaaataaattgaaatataaaagTAAGGTTGTGTTTCATATCCATTCATTTTGAGTGGTTGGTTTTCatgattaattgaaatttatatatttaaaatatattatttttataatttaagttttaaatataaaaaatatttagaaattataaaagtaattttttaataatcgataaatttaacagttaaataaaaataaaatataattaacattaaacgtctaacaaaattttaaaatgttattgATATTGATATAATATCATTAAGAAACGGGTCTTAAGATTAAAAGTTCGAATAAGAGAGATTTGTAATCCGAATATTTTATAGACTATCTTGAGTTATATTTTAGACATCATTATAAATAAGcgttcattttaatttataaattttttttattaatacgttataattttttttaataaaaactttGAGAATTGAAAAATAGAACCTGAAATCTTTTAGATTTATTCAGATACGCTTACCAACAAACTAAATTTCTGATTCcacattataaaaaattttaaattcattgaCAAATTATATATACAGCCAATCATCATTAAAGATAATTTTAACTCATTATTCACTATTTCACTAAATACACACAATCTTAACTCATCATTCACTTTTTCACTAAATTCATTCTTTCACTAAATTCACTCTTAAACATTTACTGATTTAAGCATTAAACCACACAATattcttttgattttttaaatttaaattcaaagaaAGAGTCTATAcaaataatttttgttatatatcttataaatttatactttttagGTGTTCGGTAGATAgaagataaataaaattttaatttaaagttatCGTTTGTATCCAATATTTTCAATTGTTAACGCTAATTTATgttgttattttctttttttagctTTGGTTAagggatattttttttatttttatccttcATTCCTCCCTCGCTGtgaaatatgtttattttttcatttattttatttttttaacttcaaCTATAATTTAGAAAGCGTGACTTTGTAGACTTAATTCGAGAGTATTTTATGAGTTTGATATATGCGTAACGCTTTCATtataagtttattttatttagctCTATTGCATGGCTACTTATAGTTTGTATTTATTTTCTGATCGAGAATATTATAATAGTGTGACTTAGATATATTTactcaatattttttaaatttggacaggttaatttattttgcttttgatctgttttattttattttgatatgattttgattttatttatgtggtttaatttaatttgaacttgtaaaatgatttatgtgatgttttatttataatttaatggatcttataaaatgtaatatattctgtatttataaaaatatactttttgatatataataaaaaatattttttttcaaaaaataacatatagatatttatgtaataaataatttatttttaatttttttttactatttaattgataaaagtaaaaaaattttacccCAAAACCAAATTTTATGTTGGACGTAGACATACATACAGTATAATCCTACATACAGTACACTCGGCTTAACTAAAACCCCAAAACTTCCAAGAAGCTTCGCCTTATCTCATCATCACCATAGGCCTAAGCCCATCACAGAAAAAACTTTATTTAACCTTCTTATATCTCATTCTTGCGTGCCCAGCAATCCACCGCCAAGAAGGAAAAAGGGCCAAAAAGAAATTGTGTCGGTTaaaattttctttcccttttccTCATCTCAAATCTCTGAACCCTCAAAATCTAATCAATCATGTAGCTACCTCTGTTCTTGGCCGAAAAAGGAATTGGAACTCTCTTTTTTGCTCCTGTTTTAAGATTTCCCGTTGTTTAGTTCGGACTGTAGTGACTAGCGAGTGATCAACTATGACGGTGACATCGGCTTCCTGTTTGGATCGTGAAGAAGGGGATGATAAGGTGTGGCCCCCAGGGTTTAGATTCCACCCAACGGATGAGGAGCTGGTTCTTTATTACTTGAAGAGGAAAATGTGTAAGAGACGGCTACAGCTTGATATCATACGCGAGCTTGATGTCTACAAGTGGGATCCTGAGGAGTTACCTGGTAGAGCACTATAATTTTGCAAGTATTGATTTTTGCCCTTTTTCGTGTATGTTGACATGTTTTTTTCCTGTTTGAGCTATATAGCCGTTTCATTTTGTTTTGTTTCGTTTCcttatttggtttgattttgatttcaTCAGATGATAACAGATCTTTTCTCTATGATCTATCTAAAAATTGTTTTTCCTCACAATTTGGGGTATGAATAATCAGAGATTAAGCCCGTTGACTTAAATgattctccatttttttttaatatttgattggATATTGAGCTCTCCGTGAGTATTTCTCTGGGAAAAAAGAATTGTGTGTTTGCTTTTTTCCAGAGATTTTAGTGCAATAATACAGCTCTTTAGTTGAACTGTGCTATCCTTTCATTTGGGTTCTCGGTGGGTTTGCTTTATCTTTTAAATTGTTGATGGGTTTAAGTGAATTTATGCCCATTCATTTTGTAGAGGTTCTAGTGCAACAACGTGGCTCTTAGTTGAATTGTGCTGTTCATAGCTTGAACCTGATCTCCAAGTCAGAAATGGAGTAACTTCACCGGCTTAAAGTCACCTTCTGACTAACATTACCTTAATATTTGGGTTGAATTAGTGATATTGAGGAAGCAGTTTTGCTTTTCGTGCTGGTTTTGAGATGTTCAGAAATTTGCTTAATTTAGTTGGTTATGTATATTCAATGTAATGATTGGTTTTGATGATCCAATGGATTTTGTTTGCTTCATGTAAGAATTATggaattaaatttgattttcaaATGTTTCcagtaattatatttaattacaaaTGAACAATGTTTTCAGGTCAATCCGTATTGAAGACAGGAGATAGGCAATGGTTCTTCTTCAGTCCAAGGGACAGGAAGTATCCTAATGGAGCAAGGTCAAATAGAGCGACTGGACAAGGCTATTGGAAAGCTACAGGAAAGGACCGAACTATCAAGTGCAATTCTCGGAATGTTGGATTGAAGAAGACCCTAGTATTTTATAGAGGCCGGGCTCCTAATGGTGAGAGAACTGACTGGGTGATGCATGAATACACTTTGGATGAAGAGGAACTCAAAAGATGCCTGAATGTGCAGGTTCTCAGCTGAATGTCTTGCTGTGTTTTACTTATTGATTTCACAATCATGCTAATTAAAACTGTTATTACATGGCAGGATTATTATGCACTTTACAAGGTTTACAAGAAAAGTGGACCTGGTCCTAAGAACGGAGAGCAGTATGGAGCGCCATTTAAGGAAGAAGACTGGGCTGATGATGAATATGCAGTTGCAAATAACTCTGATACTCCTGTTAATCAGCCTAATGTAGTTACTCCACCTGTTGATGCCATAAAGGCTATTGTTCAAGTGGAGCAACCATTAAATGGTATTGAGGACTTCATGAAACAAATTGCTGATGAAAATCCATTTGACCAGAACCAAATAAGTGATTGTGATTATACTAGTGAACTACTCCAGGTCAGTTGCATATTGATTTTGTTTTATTGATTTCCTACGTGTTATccctgaattaatttaaaatgtacTTGCTGTATATTTAGATGTGTGCCTTTATGCTTGTGTGTTAGGTAGTTGGTTACCTGAGTGAGTTTCTAGTTTCAATATAGAATTTGAGTTGTAACTTGGTCATCAAAGATCAATGATAGATCCTCTCTTcctaaactctctctctctctctctctctctctgcttcttctttttccttctctATTTCTCCCCCCTTTCCTCTGTTCTTCTAGTGGTTTGTGACTTTATCATAGCATGTGCATCTATTATATAACTGCCATGCAATATCTGATGcagcactttttttttttctaaatatgaTATATATTCTCATGTCATCTAAGCTATGCAAAAATGGCTGAACTGATTTTGTGTCTGAGTGAGATCACTAATTGTTGAGATAAAATAGCTTCAATAGTGCATCAAGAAAGTCACATTTTACTATTACAGTCTCcttattttactatatttttcttctttgcttTTGTGATATATATTAGATTGATTTATATGAACTTTCACAGATTGCTGGTGAAGATGAGACCCAAAGTATATTGGTAGATCCATCCCTCAGAGAAGTTATCTTTCCTGAGTCAATCTCTCTGTCACCTGAAACTGTCCAGCGGGACAGCTTGGACTTCAACCAGTCAGCTATCTCTACATTTCAGTCACTTGAGGTACCTGAACCCACATCTGGTCCTCATAGCTCCGAAGGGGCACTGCAGCTTTGTGAAGATAATTTCCTGGAATTGGATGATCTTATTGGTCCAGAACCTACTTTATTGAACAATGAGAAAACTGCTAACAACTtaagttttgatgattttgatggACTGAGTGAGTTTGACTTGTACCATGATGCTGAACTGTTTTTGAATGAAATGGGGCCTGTCAGTCATGTGAATGAAGTTGGTCTCCAGTTGCAGTTCCATTCAATGGCAAATCAGGTTGACTACCAGTTACAGCCACATTCAGCAGTAAATGATGTGGATTACTTGCAGCCGGAAGCATTTGATGCAGCACACCTGTGGGTGGATGATCAGAGAAGCAATGTCCATGTTACTGCAGAAACAACTCATGGGATTCTTTCTCAACCAACTCCAGGTATAAATGAGTTAGAATTTTAGTTTCAATGCATTTTTTCCCATTTTCCACTTGGTACACGTTTTCACTCGGTTTCTGTTTTGGACAAAGTTGCTGTCATGGTAGCCCTTCCATTCAGAGCTCTTGATCAGATGAATGGTCCTCAAGGTGTAAAGCCTATCTGAAAGTGGGACTTTGCGCTGGATTCAAGAGCTCTTCTAGTACAAGTAGTTCCTTTTTATGCTGTTGAAATAGACTATTAGAATTTATGTAGTCTAAAGCTTTCGCCATTTGGGTCATGTTCAGGTGTTGCACATGAATCTTCCAGTATTCCTACTGGAGCTAATGAGAATCAAAGTAGTGGAGAGGATGGTGGTGCTACTGGTTGGTTCTCCTCTGCTTTGTGGACATTTGTGGAATCAATACCTACTACTCCTGCATCAGCTTGCGAGACTCCTTTGGTGAATAAAGCTTTTGAGCGAATGTCGAGCTTCAGCAGGATAAGACTGAATGTCAAAAACAACAATATCAATAATGACAATCTTATCAGCAGCGATCGTGCTGCAAATTCGAATAAAGCTGGTGGAACTAGTAGGGGTTTCCTTATCTTATCTATTCTAGGAGCATTATGTGCCATTTTGTGGGTTTTGTCCGGACCTAGTGTGTTGAAGAGAGCCATCTTCTCCTGAAATCATACTTATGGGAAGTTTGGGAATTAAAAATAGAAGCTAAGCAATTGTTTACTCTCACGGTTCCATTTTTCAAACGTAGATTTTGAAATGTAAAAGAAGAATTTCTCATTAGTAGGTGAGAAGTGCTCCAGACAAGAATTGGAAGGCTAcctatttctttttatatttctaGGCTGATGCAACTGCATACTTggggtggggggggggggggtggaaTCCTTCTTGTACAGttatccatgtttctatgccTAACTGGGTGGATCTTAGCTGATTGATTCGGTTCAGGATCTAGTGTTTATGGGTTGTGTACATATAAAAAAGAGTGGGGTGTCAGAGTTTATTAGGGTTTGTTATTATATTATGACTAAAATGATCTTTTTACTGATGATTCCGTTTAGCGAATTTTCTTGATATGATCCTCTTCAGTATAAGTTATAATCAAGATGTTTTTGTGATAATCTACGTATTATGATTTCTCTTGAAGATGCTTTTGTCTTCGCAATTATTGTCTTTTCATTAAATAATGAAAGCCAATAATCATATATTTGTGATAATTTTTCGCTTTtgtaaattgaaattaataatttatattttattgtttaattttatatgtaaaGTTTTTAATAAAGGCTTTAAGGGTCGGaaaatgattatattttaaatatttttttattaaaaaatgttttatccactatttttttttgagtgatttaaatttcagaaaatatatttttttttggtaaAATAAATGAAGTTTTAATAAGTCAAAAGAAGTTTATACGACTCGTAAGTTGTAAGTATTTACAtgactgatttatttattaaataaatcaatggaaaagtaattatattttattaaaattatattttaaaatttatatatatgttttataataaagtatttattatttgtgtatttcatatatatttatttatattaaaattatttagttaacttttgagatttttttaatttattttaaaatctttatttttgttttttaatgtaaatttagattttaaatattataaaagtattaataatgatttttaattaatgtgataaaaataattattatttataaaaataaatagttatacttaatttaaaaaaataaaaatcatgagtaaattaaattaatataaaattattattaatttatttaacataaaaaattaaattgaattttattatatttaaattaattttaaataaataaaaaaattcaatttttttttttaaagaaaatacataCTAAACAAGG
This is a stretch of genomic DNA from Manihot esculenta cultivar AM560-2 chromosome 2, M.esculenta_v8, whole genome shotgun sequence. It encodes these proteins:
- the LOC110608483 gene encoding NAC domain-containing protein 17 isoform X1; the protein is MTVTSASCLDREEGDDKVWPPGFRFHPTDEELVLYYLKRKMCKRRLQLDIIRELDVYKWDPEELPGQSVLKTGDRQWFFFSPRDRKYPNGARSNRATGQGYWKATGKDRTIKCNSRNVGLKKTLVFYRGRAPNGERTDWVMHEYTLDEEELKRCLNVQDYYALYKVYKKSGPGPKNGEQYGAPFKEEDWADDEYAVANNSDTPVNQPNVVTPPVDAIKAIVQVEQPLNGIEDFMKQIADENPFDQNQISDCDYTSELLQIAGEDETQSILVDPSLREVIFPESISLSPETVQRDSLDFNQSAISTFQSLEVPEPTSGPHSSEGALQLCEDNFLELDDLIGPEPTLLNNEKTANNLSFDDFDGLSEFDLYHDAELFLNEMGPVSHVNEVGLQLQFHSMANQVDYQLQPHSAVNDVDYLQPEAFDAAHLWVDDQRSNVHVTAETTHGILSQPTPGVAHESSSIPTGANENQSSGEDGGATGWFSSALWTFVESIPTTPASACETPLVNKAFERMSSFSRIRLNVKNNNINNDNLISSDRAANSNKAGGTSRGFLILSILGALCAILWVLSGPSVLKRAIFS
- the LOC110608483 gene encoding NAC domain-containing protein 17 isoform X2; this encodes MSTSGILRSYLVEHYNFASQSVLKTGDRQWFFFSPRDRKYPNGARSNRATGQGYWKATGKDRTIKCNSRNVGLKKTLVFYRGRAPNGERTDWVMHEYTLDEEELKRCLNVQDYYALYKVYKKSGPGPKNGEQYGAPFKEEDWADDEYAVANNSDTPVNQPNVVTPPVDAIKAIVQVEQPLNGIEDFMKQIADENPFDQNQISDCDYTSELLQIAGEDETQSILVDPSLREVIFPESISLSPETVQRDSLDFNQSAISTFQSLEVPEPTSGPHSSEGALQLCEDNFLELDDLIGPEPTLLNNEKTANNLSFDDFDGLSEFDLYHDAELFLNEMGPVSHVNEVGLQLQFHSMANQVDYQLQPHSAVNDVDYLQPEAFDAAHLWVDDQRSNVHVTAETTHGILSQPTPGVAHESSSIPTGANENQSSGEDGGATGWFSSALWTFVESIPTTPASACETPLVNKAFERMSSFSRIRLNVKNNNINNDNLISSDRAANSNKAGGTSRGFLILSILGALCAILWVLSGPSVLKRAIFS